A region of the Candidatus Binataceae bacterium genome:
GACGCGATATGTCGAATGCAATCGAGCGGATTCAGTCGGCGCTCAATGAAAACAAGATCTGCCTGTTCATGAAAGGGAACCGGAACTTCCCACAATGCGGATTTTCCGCGGCGACGGTGGCGGTGCTCGATCAGCTTGGCGTGCCCTATGGCACCGTCGACGTGCTGAGCGATCCGGAGTTGCGCGATCAGATCAAGGTCCACAGCAACTGGCCGACGATTCCCCAGCTCTACATTGAGGGCAAGTTCGTCGGCGGCTGTGATATCGTGCGCGAACTGTACGAGAACGGCGAACTCCAAAGCCTGATTAAGCCGGCTGCCGGCGCCGCCGCGTCGAAGTAAGCTTTTCCCTCCCCTCACAAGTGAAAGCGCCGGACGCTTATGAGCGCGTCCGGCGCTTATTCCGGCCCCGGCCTCACCGCGGCCGAACGCTCACTTCCCTTTATTTATCGCCGTCGATGCTGTAACCCCCAGGACCCATGCTGGCGACCAGCAGCAGTCCGCCCATCATCGAGAGATTCTTCATCATCATGATCATGTTGATCAGCGCTTCCATCGCTTTGCCCTGCGCGGAGGCGTCGCGGTAGGGGATGAAGTGGAAAAGAATCGTCACCGGGATCAACCAGAGAAAAATTGCGAGAGCGGCGAGGCGGGCCTTGAAGCCAACTACAACTAATAGCCCGCAACCCAGTTCAACCGCGATGCTCAGCAGCAGCCCGGGATAGACCAGGCTGTGCGGAATCCCCGCACTTGCCATATAGCCGGCGGTTCCGGTAAGCCCGGTGACCTTCGAGAGCCCGGACATCACGAAGATCAGCGCGAGCATCACCCGCCCGATTAGCGAACCAAGGTCGCGAGAGCCCTCCATCGTCTACCTCCAGCGGAGCACGGAAAGAAGCTCCAGTTGCGGCGCGGGCGGGAAATGCGTCGGCCCTGACGCGCCTGCGAATTCTGCTTATGGTCGAGCCGCCGAGCACGGGTAGGAATACGCCAGTCGAGTCTGGATTTGCAAGGTGAAACTGCCGAATTTGACTGTTGTCACGGGCGTGCAATCAGGCTATATAGGTCGATACAGTGGGATAAATG
Encoded here:
- the grxD gene encoding Grx4 family monothiol glutaredoxin; this encodes MSNAIERIQSALNENKICLFMKGNRNFPQCGFSAATVAVLDQLGVPYGTVDVLSDPELRDQIKVHSNWPTIPQLYIEGKFVGGCDIVRELYENGELQSLIKPAAGAAASK
- a CDS encoding DoxX family protein — its product is MEGSRDLGSLIGRVMLALIFVMSGLSKVTGLTGTAGYMASAGIPHSLVYPGLLLSIAVELGCGLLVVVGFKARLAALAIFLWLIPVTILFHFIPYRDASAQGKAMEALINMIMMMKNLSMMGGLLLVASMGPGGYSIDGDK